From the genome of Candidatus Latescibacterota bacterium:
ATTGGGTGATGACCGATCGCCGGGACCGCTCCGGGAAATGCATGAGCGGTATTGTCTGGGCGAGCGACGATACGACATCCTTTTTCGAATGTCACCAGATGTGGTTTATGACCGTGACAGCATACCTTGAGGAAGCGACTGGATTCGATTACTCGATGTGTCGGGCGGAGGCCTTTACGTTTCTGACCGACGATAATTATGCCGGCATCGATCTATACGACCACAACGCGACACAGTATGGAGCATTCTTTGCCTACCGGATGATCTCGAGTGACGGGACGATCCAGAATGAGACGGAGAATTGTTTCAAGGGCGCATACGAAATCGGCGCGTCACTCTGGGCGATGGCCCTCAATTACGATCTCTCCGTTGAGGGGTATACGCGGCTTATCACACAACCCCCTGCCGGCGAATCGGATGGATGGGACAAGGCGATCTTTACGGAGCATGATTTCGGGCCGGGCAACATGGTCTTCCAGTGGGACGTTCAATTCATGGACGTCTCATCCGATGGCGCTTTCACCGGTTTGTTCAATGATCAGAATGGTGACTGGCGGGTCATGTTCTCGACAGGGTCGGGCCTTCAGTACCGAAACACCCTCGATCAGGAGCGCGGACTCTTCGATAGTTCCCGGTTGCAATCGGGCATGACCTATACGGTCCGTGTTACAAAGAGTAATATGAACTGTGTCATCTTTGCTGTTCTTGAGAACGGTATTGAGGTCATGCGGGAACAAATGGATGATATTATGCCCTTCGATGCCTGTTATTTCGGGGTTCTTCAGTGCAACGCCGAGGGGGCAGAGGCCGGGAACATCCTTGTGGACAATATCATGTTCCAACAGTCGGCTGATCCTCCCTGCGTGAACCTGCTCTCCCAGAATGTCCCCAATCCATTCAACGCGCATACGACCATCTCGTTCGACATTGGCATGGCGGGACAGGTCACTCTGGATATATACGACCCTGTGGGGAGATTCATCACCAGGCTGGTTGATGCGACGCTCGCCCGCAACAACTACACCGCCAACTGGGATGGCACGAATTGGCGAGGCCGAGCGGTCTCCAGCGGCGTCTATTTTTATGTCCTGAAGGGTGAGAAACATAGCGAAAAGAAAAAGATGATCTTGCTCCGCTAATTGAGTCTTTTATTTATTCCGCACCAATTTACTGATAGAATACCAGGAACCATGATCAAGATACTGAAAATAACAATCAAGTGGATCGGGATCGCAATCGCGATAATGATCGTGATAATTCTTCTGTGCCTTGGCGTATTGACAAACCCGGGACTATTTATGCCAGAGGATAAACAATATAGAGCCATAACGGTTCACTCCGAGACTCCTGTCGGATCGGTGACAGATTCGATAATGGCCGGGATATTCACGCGTCTTGATGCTGTTCCTGTCTATGATCCTGATAGAAAAATGAACCTCATTCTCTGTTCGACACAGGACAAGTTCAGCTTTTTTTCGCGGTTTACGGTGCGGGATAAACGAATAATGGGTTTTTGTCTTTTTGGTAATGCTTACATAAATGAAGACTTCATTATGGAATTAGCCAGAAGAACGGGCGGGCGACCGAAATACAATACGCGCGAAGGAAGTGTGATACACGTTGCTACACACGAACTGATGCATCAATATCTGGGTGATGCATACGGCGAATTTGCCTCCCGATCCCTGCCCACCTGGAAGGTGGAAGGATATTGTGAGTACGGGGTCAATCATTTTGTCGCGCCCCGCGACGACGGCTACACTATTCAGGAGAGGATAGACATATATCTGGATGACTCCCAATGGAACCCCACGGCAAGGATCCACCGACCGCACTATATCTGGGGTCTCCTGGTAGAGTACCTTATTGATGTCAGGGGACTTGGCTTTGAGCAGGTGATGGCTGACAGCGTGACGAAGG
Proteins encoded in this window:
- a CDS encoding T9SS type A sorting domain-containing protein; its protein translation is LVVYDKPSFSTCYILKGLVNAYLTYREHSGTDREQAQLLGMIDEIVASYKRNQEVTGRFYILSSLMERYPVQQQLKADIALMLAHRITGDPSIPAAVKRNIDWVMTDRRDRSGKCMSGIVWASDDTTSFFECHQMWFMTVTAYLEEATGFDYSMCRAEAFTFLTDDNYAGIDLYDHNATQYGAFFAYRMISSDGTIQNETENCFKGAYEIGASLWAMALNYDLSVEGYTRLITQPPAGESDGWDKAIFTEHDFGPGNMVFQWDVQFMDVSSDGAFTGLFNDQNGDWRVMFSTGSGLQYRNTLDQERGLFDSSRLQSGMTYTVRVTKSNMNCVIFAVLENGIEVMREQMDDIMPFDACYFGVLQCNAEGAEAGNILVDNIMFQQSADPPCVNLLSQNVPNPFNAHTTISFDIGMAGQVTLDIYDPVGRFITRLVDATLARNNYTANWDGTNWRGRAVSSGVYFYVLKGEKHSEKKKMILLR